The window CTAGGGGATATGGGTAGTATGGTCTATTTCGATGTAAAAATAATTAATGTCATTTGTAATATGTTTTGGGCATCATATAAGCCTTATATAAAACTTTGTAGACCAGTTAATAATCGTTGGCTAAACTATGGCCCTATGTAccaattcttgattttttttgcatcaatttttagttaaaaaaaaaccctccaattgttatttttaatttgttttggCTACAAGATATATGGATTTATAAGATACATCAAGAGCACTCAATGGATGAGATTTCTTTGCTAATTAATGTTCTTCATCTCTTCTAACATAAGTTAAAGAGAAATTTATAATCCTAATCATCAGGTTCTTCCGAATAAACCTCATTCATATTGTTACTAATAAAAATGATTATTTGGTTGAACTAAGGTACCATTTATGAAATGCCCCTGCATGATTTGATTACTTTTTTACATTGTGGTAATATTTATATACTTTTTTGCTATTTCTAATAAAGCACTTAAATAACAATTGTCAAAAATAAAACGGGTGAATCcaaattttattttaaagtttaCAACTATTTAAATACCTTTTTGTCATTACAAATAAAGCACTTGGATAACAATTGTCAATCATATGTTTTTTATGGAGTTTGATATATACACTAATACAAAAACATTAGAGAGTTTTAATCCGTCAGCTTACCCATTTAAAGGATagaaaattcatatatttccaCCATCTAAGAAGTTTGATTTTGTGGGTTTTTTCAAAATATCAATTCAGATTTTTGTTATATGAAGTACAgtgtaatttgaaattttttcaagACTTATGAAGTTTATTTATTAAAAGTACTTCGCAACGAATTCTTCGTTGTTATTTATATAACATATTTGAGCTTGATGAGTTGCTTCATTAAGGAtgaaacattatttttttatgtGACTATGTATGTATGTTACTATATCTGGATGTAACTCTATTTTAATAGCATCCTATTATGTATGTCGATGTTTGTAAGttaataaatttttataaatCTTTAATTTTTCATTaccatttttaattaaatataatttttcttttttaccCGTGGGTTCCAACTTCCAAGGGTTGTAACCTAGTCTATTAATATGTGAGTTGAACCTTAGATGATAAATGTGTGCTCATATGATAAACTAAACTGTCGTTTCATAAACCATGTTGATATTATGTAGAGAAACTTATATCAAGTATATATGAAATGATCCATCATCCATGAATATAAAAGAAGAGTTGGATAAATCTTTAATGTTGCAGAAAGCAAACAAGCAAATTAAAATGATCCATAAACGTTGAAGAAGAGTTGGATAAATCTTTAATGTTGCAAGAAAGAAGCAACAAGTAAAACTTAGAACGATTTATATCCATCATTTGTAGTGAAAGAGCAATTAGCAACAATTAACTACTAGCCAGATGTGATCTTATAAAAGGACAAAAACAACATATAATGTTGGCCAAAACAAGACTATGATTAGTGATACTGTTTCCACAGCAAAAGTGGAAAAACAACCCATTGACATTGACATCCATTCCTGTTAACTACAACAGAGGATTTGGAACAATAACAACCATGAAAATCCACAAGAACAAACACTACCCATGAGCCAACCATTGCATTATATCATTACGAACAACTCCATTAAACCCAAAACTCTTGTTGCTGCTTGAAACCAATTCTCTGTACTGCATATTACTCGCAACAAGCTCTCGACGCCTCAACAACTTGGCAATAGTCGGATATGTTGTAAGCCAAAGATTTCTAGACGATGTAACAAGTCGCCTTCCAGATTCTCGATACCCAAATCCTCCTCTACTTTTCTGTTGAAATGATTCTATCAACTGCCTGTTTCTGTTTGGCATTCTCATCGTGTATGGGGGAAAACTTCCAGCTCGAATCTGGGCCACCGGTTCCATCTTCTCAAGCCACTTGAGAATCCAATTGCCCAGATTCCGACCTATTTCAATGTCTCTCCGTTGTACCTCGCGATGAACCTTCAGTGTTGCATCAAATACAGTTCGAGTTTTCCTGTTATACAACAGATTTTATAATCGAATTAAGTAATTAACCACAAAACCTAATCGAAGATCGAATGAATTTGTAAATATGAAAAACTACAGGAGATGAGATGAGACACCTGTGGAGGAATTGGCGGATCTTGGGGTGTTTAGGGCTAACAAGACGACGTTGAATGTGAAGAGCAAGCCTGTATGTTCTCTTTAACCCTAAGAAATACGCCGTCCCTAATGTAATTTCCCATAGCACCATTGTTATGCAAGAAGATCTTGGCTGAATTCTGTGTATGTAGTAGAAGTAGAATAGCGTCCCATTACTTTTCTTTCCCTGTTTCGTTTTCCCCAAGCCAACTTCGTCACTGCTTACAAAGTACAAACGTCCATGTCTTTCTAGTTTCTAATTTGCGTTAACAGGTAGGGGAAGTTTGGTTTATTGGACACTATCGCTACTTACTAAAGTCCACAAAAGAGGCCCAAAATCACAAAAGCCCGTTCTCCAGACTTGTTTAATTGGATATTCATATTCAAAAGTCAAAACAAAAGGTTGTTAGGTGTGGTTCTAACTTCTAACACCACATCAGTATAATCTAATTCTAATCCACCTCTTCGCCATCATCACACCACATGAATGGGGCATGGTGATCACTTGAGTGATAGATGTGAAGAGGAAgcaatcaagaaaaaaaaaaaattggtgagGAAGGGGAATGAGGATGGTCGCAACAACCCACACAAACAAACAATGTCCTACTTGCCATTTACGTCCTATATAGAGTGATCATTCTTTATTTtctcttgttttttttttgttttgtttgtacTAAAATAATGGGTAAAAATGATAGATGGTAAAATAATAGGTGAAAAATGAaagaacttttcaaaatcataaATTTATAATTAGATAACCTATTGAAATTATGAATAtctataactatatatatatatatatatatatatatatatatatttgttgtaaatattatttttattacaaTATTACATGTTAACAAAACAATATTTATATCGGtctaaaaaaatctaaaattcaaaaacaaatttgcaaattattttatgattatataaaattaaatacataACACACTCATAACTATATAATGCTAAATGGAGTGGGTCAATGACATCCACTCCACCTAGATAAAATTGTGCCATAGAGCATGGGCAAGCTGGGCGACCGCCCATTGGCCTCGTCAAATCTCAGGGCCCCCGTAAAATTACAattaatgtatatgtatattgGTATGGATGATATAAAATATTATATGCAACAAAAAACAAATGTAATTGGTTGAGATGGTTGATGCATCTTGATTGAGGTTTGTGAGGTTTTGTGTTGGAATCTTttctttagtatttttttttttaatttttataatttttatctattaatctaaTAAAAGGAAAAAAGACCTAATTAACATCCTATAGttagggattagggttttttcttCTTCTTAATACGATGTCGGCTTTCCAAGAGACGACGCCTCAACTTTCAATAAGCAATAATATTTGATGTCTCCTCGTAATACACGACTTCACACTTCACAGTAATTTTCAAGAAGGTAGAACCACATAAGCATCAATGGGTGAGCAAGAAACCAAAAAGTTGTCATATTATTTCTCTATTTGTTTTGAGGGTTCTCCAGTGATTAAATTTTTATGATATTTAGATTTGGGTTTCTCTTTACTCTTACTGATGGATTTTTTGCCCATGTGGACAGCAATGCCCCTGGCTCTATTTATCTGGCATTTGTTTATGTGTTTCTCTACGATGATTTGCTCCAGATATGGAATTGTTTATAAGATTTTGCTCTTAATTTTGGGATAATATATATCCTAGCTATTGGATTTTTTTGCCTTATGGACGGTTTTGCCCCATGCTCTAGTTTGTCTACTACTATGCTTTTTTGCCATGTTATGAGCTTTACTTactgtgtaacgacccaaatttcacatccaaaaattttctttttaaaacaataCTTTAGAAAACAATTGT of the Lactuca sativa cultivar Salinas chromosome 6, Lsat_Salinas_v11, whole genome shotgun sequence genome contains:
- the LOC111886892 gene encoding uncharacterized protein LOC111886892, translating into MVLWEITLGTAYFLGLKRTYRLALHIQRRLVSPKHPKIRQFLHRKTRTVFDATLKVHREVQRRDIEIGRNLGNWILKWLEKMEPVAQIRAGSFPPYTMRMPNRNRQLIESFQQKSRGGFGYRESGRRLVTSSRNLWLTTYPTIAKLLRRRELVASNMQYRELVSSSNKSFGFNGVVRNDIMQWLAHG